The following proteins are co-located in the Sulfurospirillum deleyianum DSM 6946 genome:
- a CDS encoding GGDEF domain-containing response regulator, with protein sequence MAREKILMVEDNKALSKLIIKKMESSLEFEIDAAYSYAEAKALLEKKSDYFLALLDLNLPDAPDGEVVDMVLSHKVPSIILTGSMDKEVREAILKKDVIDYVYKGNIDDVNYIFTLIERLHKNRSIKVMVVDDSMATRSQIRALLQHQMFHVMVAAHGEEALIFLENNPDIKLILTDFQMPVMNGVELTKEVRKRYSKNELSIIAMTGTNTELISAKFLKIGANDFINKPFTREEIACRINNSLDALEYIAKIKDMAQNDFLSGLANRRYFFDAMQEYFKEARKQKESFALGLIDVDKFKQINDTLGHRVGDQVIVALAKTLKEQLTHDHFIARIGGDEFCLVLKDIEQKKALEFFIKLQCAVAKIEIPVSAEEKVGVSVSIGVTFNDLESVEEMINQADKALYKAKKNGRNRVEVA encoded by the coding sequence ATGGCACGTGAAAAAATTTTAATGGTTGAAGACAATAAGGCGCTTTCAAAGTTAATTATCAAAAAAATGGAGTCTAGTCTTGAATTTGAGATAGACGCAGCATACAGTTATGCTGAAGCTAAAGCGCTTCTTGAAAAAAAGAGTGATTATTTCTTAGCACTTTTGGATTTAAATCTTCCCGATGCTCCTGATGGGGAAGTCGTGGACATGGTTCTCTCACACAAGGTTCCCTCCATTATTCTTACCGGTTCTATGGATAAAGAAGTGCGGGAAGCTATTTTGAAAAAAGATGTGATTGATTATGTCTATAAGGGCAATATTGATGATGTCAATTATATTTTTACATTGATTGAGCGGTTGCATAAAAATCGTTCCATTAAAGTGATGGTGGTTGATGACTCTATGGCAACACGTTCGCAAATTAGAGCTTTATTGCAGCACCAAATGTTTCATGTTATGGTGGCTGCACACGGAGAGGAAGCGCTTATCTTTTTAGAAAACAATCCGGATATTAAACTGATTTTGACTGATTTTCAAATGCCTGTTATGAATGGGGTCGAACTCACAAAAGAGGTGCGTAAACGTTACAGCAAAAACGAACTCTCCATTATTGCGATGACAGGAACCAATACCGAGTTGATTTCAGCTAAGTTTTTGAAAATTGGGGCAAATGATTTTATCAATAAGCCCTTTACACGAGAAGAGATTGCTTGTCGCATTAATAACTCGTTAGATGCACTGGAATATATCGCAAAAATCAAAGATATGGCGCAAAATGACTTTTTAAGTGGTCTTGCAAACCGTCGTTACTTTTTTGATGCCATGCAAGAGTATTTTAAAGAAGCAAGAAAGCAAAAAGAGTCATTTGCGTTAGGGTTGATTGATGTGGATAAATTCAAACAAATCAACGATACGTTAGGTCATCGTGTGGGAGACCAAGTGATTGTTGCGTTGGCAAAAACACTCAAAGAACAACTGACACATGACCATTTTATCGCACGTATTGGTGGGGATGAATTTTGTTTGGTTTTAAAAGATATTGAACAGAAAAAGGCTTTAGAATTTTTCATTAAGCTTCAATGTGCCGTAGCAAAAATTGAGATTCCCGTGAGTGCAGAAGAAAAGGTTGGGGTGAGTGTTTCGATTGGGGTGACATTTAATGATTTAGAAAGTGTGGAAGAGATGATTAACCAAGCGGATAAAGCCTTATACAAAGCGAAGAAAAATGGTAGAAACCGTGTGGAGGTTGCGTAG
- a CDS encoding TatD family hydrolase — translation MIIDTHCHLDDERYVDDVDVVIQRAYDAGVRGIIIPGADSKDLERAQALAHRYEHVFFAAGVHPYHHHEYDEERLKYFLEDEKCIAVGECGLDYFRLPEDEGEKKAEKEAQKAVFVKQIKLAKAVKKPLIVHIRDANEDSKRLLVEEKASEVGGVLHCYNASKHLLDLANEGFYFGIGGVLTFKNAKQLVEVLPMIPRDKLLLETDAPYLTPMPHRGERNLPEYTLLVARKMAELLHVNVTELHTITTQNAQKLFKALEKIKLGTI, via the coding sequence ATGATTATTGATACGCATTGCCATTTGGATGATGAGCGTTATGTTGATGATGTAGATGTGGTGATTCAAAGAGCGTATGATGCTGGGGTGAGAGGGATTATTATTCCTGGGGCGGACAGTAAGGATTTAGAGAGAGCACAAGCCTTAGCCCACCGCTATGAACATGTTTTTTTTGCCGCGGGGGTACATCCGTATCATCACCACGAATACGATGAAGAGCGTTTAAAGTATTTTTTAGAAGATGAGAAGTGCATTGCGGTGGGTGAGTGTGGATTGGATTATTTTCGTTTGCCTGAGGATGAGGGAGAAAAAAAAGCAGAAAAAGAGGCGCAAAAAGCTGTATTTGTAAAACAAATCAAACTCGCCAAAGCGGTTAAAAAACCTTTAATTGTCCATATTCGAGATGCTAATGAAGATAGTAAACGTCTTTTAGTGGAGGAAAAAGCATCTGAAGTAGGTGGTGTTTTACACTGTTACAATGCTTCCAAACATCTTTTAGATTTAGCCAATGAGGGGTTTTACTTTGGAATTGGAGGTGTTTTAACCTTTAAAAATGCAAAACAGTTGGTTGAGGTTTTGCCTATGATTCCTCGTGATAAATTACTCCTTGAAACAGATGCCCCCTACCTTACGCCTATGCCTCATCGGGGCGAACGCAACCTTCCTGAGTACACGTTATTGGTCGCTAGGAAGATGGCAGAGCTTTTACATGTAAATGTAACAGAACTTCACACTATAACCACTCAAAATGCTCAAAAACTCTTTAAAGCTTTAGAAAAGATAAAGTTAGGTACAATCTAA
- a CDS encoding lytic transglycosylase domain-containing protein: protein MFKVILTLFFLFQSLHAFLNTDNNYEKQLIALKNFDLPNTFLKDPIFISMKEDVEVYKTKHFLKTLENGEKFVPILQKMMQDASVPAEFLYLAMTESSFNPYSSSPANASGIWQFIPATAKRYGLVENAYVDDRRDPIKSTQAAISYLKRLHTMFGKWYLAALAYNCGEGTVSKAIAQAGTDDISVLLDETKKYLPKESRLYIRKILMMSVISNSTGFMLDNGSEYLLNRANNATFVKVEVKSGTALKDVSESIGVSVKELKAYNPHLKYLFTAPMGNKTYLYLPQDRQIAFSQNFDQTKEPEKYAIYTTKKGDALHKLAQHYGMSVKALMDLNALKSAALKPKMALVVPYGKAPIPTTNTSSSKSQKQVHIIRTGDTLQLVAKKYDISVASLLQANQKRNALVKVGERLVIPKN from the coding sequence ATGTTTAAGGTTATTTTAACCCTTTTTTTTCTTTTTCAGAGTCTCCACGCCTTCTTAAATACCGATAATAACTACGAAAAACAACTCATTGCGCTTAAAAATTTTGACCTTCCAAATACGTTTTTGAAAGATCCTATTTTCATCTCTATGAAAGAGGATGTGGAAGTCTATAAGACAAAGCATTTTTTAAAAACATTGGAAAATGGTGAGAAGTTTGTTCCAATTTTACAAAAAATGATGCAAGACGCCAGTGTCCCTGCTGAATTTTTATACCTAGCCATGACCGAATCTAGTTTTAATCCTTACTCTTCCTCCCCTGCGAATGCCTCAGGCATTTGGCAATTTATCCCTGCAACGGCAAAACGCTATGGTTTAGTAGAAAATGCGTACGTTGATGATCGTCGTGATCCTATTAAATCAACGCAAGCGGCCATTTCGTATTTGAAACGTTTACATACCATGTTTGGCAAATGGTATCTCGCGGCATTAGCCTATAACTGCGGAGAAGGAACTGTTTCTAAAGCGATTGCACAAGCAGGAACGGATGATATTAGCGTTTTATTAGATGAGACAAAGAAGTATTTGCCCAAAGAGAGTCGTTTGTATATTCGAAAAATTTTAATGATGAGTGTGATTTCGAACAGTACAGGATTTATGCTCGATAATGGCTCTGAGTATTTACTCAATCGTGCGAATAATGCTACCTTTGTAAAAGTAGAAGTGAAGAGTGGGACTGCACTTAAGGATGTTTCTGAGAGTATTGGGGTGAGTGTCAAAGAGCTTAAAGCCTATAATCCGCATTTAAAGTATTTATTTACCGCACCCATGGGAAATAAAACCTATTTGTATCTTCCTCAAGATCGTCAAATTGCATTTAGCCAGAATTTTGATCAAACCAAAGAGCCTGAAAAGTATGCGATTTATACAACAAAAAAGGGTGATGCATTGCATAAACTTGCCCAGCATTATGGTATGAGTGTTAAAGCTTTAATGGATTTAAATGCACTGAAAAGTGCAGCGTTAAAACCTAAAATGGCATTGGTTGTGCCTTATGGCAAAGCTCCAATACCCACGACAAATACCTCCTCTTCAAAGTCACAAAAACAGGTTCATATCATTCGTACAGGTGATACACTGCAACTTGTAGCAAAAAAATATGATATTTCTGTGGCTTCATTGCTTCAAGCCAATCAAAAACGTAATGCATTGGTTAAAGTAGGAGAGCGCCTTGTTATTCCAAAAAATTAG
- a CDS encoding septal ring lytic transglycosylase RlpA family protein, translated as MLFQKISAYGCCSLLCLFFLVGCASKSSYSPSYRSGATMAPDGSGKIIDTPNMHRATMRPYTIDGKTYTPTMVSVGDYFSGVASWYGKDFHGKKTSNGEVYNMYDMTAAHKTLPMNTMLKVTNLKNSKSVVVRVNDRGPFVGTRVIDLSYTAATRLELVAHGTGPVGLEVIGFAGVVAPAGAPKQSVVETDYLIQIGAFRNKAGATRFAQSNMNINNRYNAIVKEGTFENEPIYRVWLKGFASEAEASDFIAKGLFKGSFIVRE; from the coding sequence TTGTTATTCCAAAAAATTAGTGCCTATGGATGTTGCTCTCTTCTTTGTTTGTTTTTTTTAGTGGGATGTGCTTCGAAGTCATCCTATTCGCCTAGTTATCGTTCAGGTGCCACGATGGCACCGGATGGCTCTGGAAAAATTATTGATACCCCTAATATGCATCGAGCAACCATGCGCCCTTATACCATTGATGGTAAAACATATACTCCAACGATGGTGAGTGTAGGGGATTATTTTAGTGGTGTGGCGAGTTGGTATGGAAAAGATTTTCATGGCAAAAAGACCTCCAATGGAGAAGTCTACAATATGTACGATATGACAGCTGCACACAAAACACTCCCTATGAATACCATGCTTAAAGTTACCAATTTAAAGAACAGTAAAAGTGTTGTAGTTCGTGTCAATGATAGAGGTCCTTTTGTGGGAACACGGGTCATTGATTTGTCATACACAGCGGCGACACGTTTAGAATTAGTTGCGCATGGTACAGGACCTGTTGGTTTGGAAGTGATTGGATTTGCGGGTGTTGTTGCTCCTGCGGGTGCGCCAAAACAAAGTGTGGTCGAGACCGATTATTTGATTCAAATTGGAGCATTTAGAAATAAAGCGGGCGCTACACGTTTTGCTCAAAGCAATATGAATATTAATAACCGCTACAATGCGATTGTAAAAGAGGGAACGTTTGAAAACGAACCGATTTATCGTGTATGGCTTAAAGGGTTTGCGAGTGAAGCAGAAGCTTCTGATTTTATAGCAAAAGGACTCTTTAAAGGCTCATTTATCGTAAGGGAATAA
- the hisB gene encoding imidazoleglycerol-phosphate dehydratase HisB, whose amino-acid sequence MQTLHRITKETKIDLELEIYGTGKSKIQTGIGFFDHMLEALSKHSLIDLNLTCKGDIHVDFHHSVEDVGIVLGQALRAAIYPIKEVERYGNAVVVMDEAAVECALDLSNRPYLFYDVAMEGKVGEFDVELSEEFFRALMHNAGISAHIVACRGKNKHHLLEASFKAFAVALRRSLVKNERMGIPSTKGVL is encoded by the coding sequence ATGCAAACATTACACAGAATAACAAAAGAGACGAAGATTGACCTTGAATTAGAGATTTATGGAACAGGGAAGAGTAAGATTCAAACAGGTATAGGTTTTTTTGATCATATGTTAGAAGCGTTGAGTAAGCACTCTTTAATCGATTTAAATCTTACATGTAAAGGAGATATCCATGTTGATTTTCACCACAGTGTGGAAGACGTGGGTATCGTTTTAGGTCAGGCTTTACGTGCGGCGATTTATCCAATCAAAGAGGTAGAACGCTATGGCAATGCTGTGGTCGTGATGGATGAAGCTGCTGTTGAGTGTGCTTTGGATTTGAGCAATCGCCCTTATCTGTTTTATGATGTTGCTATGGAGGGAAAAGTAGGGGAGTTTGATGTGGAACTTTCTGAAGAGTTTTTTCGAGCCTTAATGCACAATGCGGGTATTAGTGCGCATATTGTGGCGTGTCGAGGCAAAAATAAACACCATTTACTCGAAGCAAGTTTTAAAGCGTTTGCGGTTGCGCTAAGACGCAGTTTAGTTAAAAATGAGCGCATGGGCATTCCGAGTACGAAAGGTGTTTTGTGA
- a CDS encoding KdsC family phosphatase, which yields MIELLVFDVDGCLTDGGITYGNSDTEEFKTFHVKDGFGIVSWMKLGRKSAIITGRHSRVVERRAKELGISYLFQDVKDKKAVLQHILEQEGLGFENVAAIGDDLNDLALLEAVGLSFAPVDAVSIVQECVDVVLSRAGGKAVVREMIDYVVEKENLSEAFVNLWH from the coding sequence GTGATTGAATTATTGGTATTTGATGTAGATGGCTGTTTAACCGATGGGGGCATTACCTATGGAAATAGCGATACAGAAGAGTTTAAGACCTTTCATGTTAAAGATGGTTTTGGCATTGTCTCGTGGATGAAATTGGGACGTAAAAGCGCTATTATTACAGGACGACATTCTCGTGTGGTTGAACGCCGTGCCAAAGAGCTTGGCATTAGCTATCTGTTTCAAGATGTTAAAGATAAAAAAGCCGTGTTGCAGCATATTCTAGAGCAAGAGGGTCTTGGTTTTGAGAATGTTGCGGCGATTGGTGATGATTTAAATGATTTAGCCCTTTTAGAAGCCGTTGGACTCTCTTTTGCACCCGTAGATGCGGTAAGCATTGTGCAAGAGTGTGTGGATGTTGTGTTAAGTCGTGCAGGCGGAAAGGCTGTTGTGCGTGAAATGATTGATTATGTTGTTGAAAAAGAAAATTTAAGTGAGGCATTTGTAAACCTTTGGCACTAA
- a CDS encoding LPS export ABC transporter periplasmic protein LptC, translating into MALRVLIYSTLLFLGMTFFLILKEPYTIHVIGKDGQLIPETELFNAQNYQLKEGSVESIVQAKRVARYDGFDQLQGIHAGHKTKEGLRGILDSDEGILKEGILHFKTNSHYFRDDGVSLDGEDIFYNLKTEILSSNKPFIFTQKQSKTYGDSFVYQMKEGTINATNIHSFIQQVGKK; encoded by the coding sequence TTGGCACTAAGAGTCTTAATTTACTCAACCCTTCTTTTTTTAGGGATGACATTTTTTTTAATTTTAAAAGAGCCTTATACCATTCATGTGATTGGCAAAGATGGTCAACTTATTCCTGAAACTGAGCTGTTTAATGCCCAAAATTATCAGCTTAAAGAGGGCAGTGTTGAGAGCATTGTTCAGGCTAAACGGGTGGCACGCTACGATGGATTTGATCAGTTACAGGGTATTCATGCGGGGCACAAAACCAAAGAGGGTTTGCGTGGTATTTTAGACTCCGATGAAGGGATTTTAAAAGAGGGTATTTTACATTTTAAAACAAATTCTCACTATTTTAGAGATGATGGCGTCTCTTTAGATGGGGAGGATATTTTTTACAATTTAAAGACAGAAATCTTAAGTAGCAATAAACCCTTTATCTTTACGCAAAAGCAGAGTAAAACATACGGCGATTCATTTGTTTATCAGATGAAAGAAGGCACAATAAACGCCACAAATATACACTCCTTTATCCAGCAAGTAGGAAAAAAATAG
- the lptA gene encoding lipopolysaccharide transport periplasmic protein LptA, with translation MKKIVLLLLGLTSLLFAGQVEIVADKFFADEKKKISVFEGNVKVTKESDKITAKKIIVEFDDKKQPIRYIATGDAKANLIMNQKKYYGEAEKMTYEPQKSLYTLEKKAFLHEIDTDRKVYGDFVRVNQATGHYEVDSKNSAPVKFIFKVEDQQK, from the coding sequence ATGAAAAAAATAGTGCTTCTCTTATTAGGACTGACCAGTTTGCTTTTTGCCGGTCAAGTTGAGATTGTAGCTGACAAATTTTTTGCAGATGAAAAGAAAAAAATCAGTGTTTTTGAGGGAAATGTTAAAGTGACGAAAGAGAGCGATAAAATTACCGCTAAAAAAATTATCGTTGAATTTGATGATAAAAAACAACCCATTCGCTATATCGCCACAGGTGATGCTAAGGCCAATTTAATCATGAATCAAAAGAAGTATTATGGCGAGGCAGAAAAGATGACCTATGAGCCACAAAAAAGTCTTTATACCCTTGAAAAAAAAGCTTTTTTACATGAAATTGATACAGATAGAAAAGTGTATGGTGATTTTGTACGGGTTAATCAAGCCACAGGACATTATGAAGTCGATAGTAAAAACAGTGCACCTGTCAAATTTATCTTTAAAGTTGAGGATCAACAAAAGTGA
- the yihA gene encoding ribosome biogenesis GTP-binding protein YihA/YsxC codes for MIRVKDASFISSASSLANTTPEGLSEVAFIGRSNVGKSSIINALTNKKGLAKSSSTPGKTRLINFFNVLLSDEEKDFTLQFVDLPGFGYARVSHSMKEEWQKHLTQYIERRISIRVFVHLIDSRHPFLESDKEVHAYLEGIVRPDQRILRIFTKADKLKQSDVSVIKKNYPDAILVSSSSKKGIDRALKAIFETVFGVES; via the coding sequence GTGATTCGAGTCAAAGATGCCTCTTTTATCTCATCTGCTTCTTCTTTAGCCAATACAACGCCTGAGGGGTTAAGCGAGGTGGCATTTATTGGGCGTAGCAATGTGGGTAAAAGCTCCATTATTAATGCCTTAACCAATAAAAAGGGCTTGGCAAAAAGTTCTTCAACACCTGGGAAAACGCGTTTAATCAACTTTTTTAATGTGTTGTTGAGTGATGAAGAAAAAGATTTTACGCTTCAATTTGTTGATTTACCAGGGTTTGGTTATGCAAGGGTTTCACACAGCATGAAAGAGGAGTGGCAAAAGCACCTCACACAGTATATTGAACGACGTATCTCTATTAGGGTTTTTGTTCATTTAATTGATTCAAGACACCCATTCTTAGAGAGTGATAAAGAAGTTCATGCTTATTTAGAAGGCATTGTGAGACCTGATCAGCGTATTTTACGTATTTTTACAAAAGCAGATAAGTTAAAACAGAGTGATGTAAGTGTGATTAAAAAGAACTACCCTGATGCGATCTTGGTTTCAAGTAGCAGTAAAAAGGGGATTGATAGAGCCTTAAAGGCTATTTTTGAAACAGTTTTTGGAGTAGAATCATGA
- a CDS encoding N-acetyltransferase: protein MIEYTKAKLSDIREMQEVVKPEVEKGIILFRSSDEMATNIRSYILAKREQEIIGFGALHFHADNLAEIRSLVVKEAFRGQGVGKGIIGNLLEEGRAMGLKEVFTLTYQRAFFEALGFHEIPKEKLPPHKIWADCIKCKHFPVCDEIALIKTI from the coding sequence ATGATTGAATATACCAAAGCAAAACTCAGTGATATTCGTGAGATGCAAGAGGTTGTGAAGCCTGAAGTGGAAAAAGGTATTATCTTGTTTAGAAGTTCTGATGAGATGGCAACCAATATCCGTTCCTATATTCTTGCGAAGAGAGAGCAGGAAATTATTGGGTTTGGCGCACTCCATTTTCATGCGGATAATTTAGCAGAAATCCGTAGTCTAGTTGTCAAAGAGGCTTTTCGTGGTCAAGGTGTTGGCAAAGGGATTATTGGAAACCTTCTTGAAGAAGGTAGAGCAATGGGGCTAAAAGAAGTATTTACGTTGACCTATCAAAGAGCATTTTTTGAAGCTCTAGGTTTTCATGAAATTCCAAAAGAAAAACTACCTCCTCATAAAATATGGGCGGATTGTATTAAATGTAAACATTTTCCAGTATGCGACGAAATAGCACTGATCAAAACTATTTAA
- the mrdA gene encoding penicillin-binding protein 2, with amino-acid sequence MRTKIVLGMVFAVCIALLVRVYYISIKSNAYYEEIAQQNAIKVDELAPLRGVILDRKLNPLSVNRLGFSIGITPRMSLKSKQEMLDEEISFLASLMPEYTKEGLTKAYLKADSSYNHDFVDVIDFVPYDKMIPHFAKIAQRENLKIKITSKRHYPHASLASHVIGYVGKSNTQDVLEDETAKLVGFSGKTGIEKYYNAILQGVKGEKKTKVTAFNQAIEEVSKTLPHSNDLVLSLDLELQRYVESSFEEASGAVIVMNAQNGEILAAASFPEYDLNTFVGGISQEEWSRLANDLKHPFTNKLVNGLYPPGSVIKMGVGMAILNTGIISPSTLIESTGVMELGGRLFRDWKKEGHGMVNYVRAIQRSCDDYFYKTSLKVGIDNIAPFLSKLGFGQKTGVDLPREFLGIVPSREWKKKRFGKGWAQGETLISSIGQGYFLVTPMQIAKYTAFLATGKGVTPHFLHKVNDVEIDFPVDSALVSEEEKRFLKVTQEGMYEVANAPGGTAVNHLKHTAPFKIAAKTGTAQVVGISQTDKKRMREEDMEYFHRSHAWLTTYAPHDNPQYVITVLVEHGGHGGSEGGPIAAKIYDKLYEMGYITIPEESKGKKK; translated from the coding sequence GTGAGAACCAAAATAGTTTTAGGTATGGTCTTTGCGGTATGTATTGCCCTGCTTGTGCGTGTTTATTATATTAGCATCAAATCCAATGCCTATTATGAAGAAATTGCGCAACAAAATGCTATTAAAGTGGATGAATTAGCGCCACTTCGAGGGGTTATTTTAGATCGCAAGCTCAATCCACTTTCTGTCAATCGTCTGGGGTTTTCGATTGGAATTACGCCTCGGATGAGTTTAAAATCCAAACAAGAGATGTTGGATGAAGAGATTTCCTTTCTTGCCTCTTTGATGCCAGAATATACCAAAGAGGGATTAACCAAAGCTTATTTAAAAGCGGATTCTTCTTATAACCATGATTTTGTGGATGTGATTGATTTTGTTCCCTACGATAAAATGATTCCTCATTTTGCCAAAATTGCGCAGAGGGAAAATCTTAAAATCAAAATCACCTCTAAACGACACTATCCGCATGCTTCTTTGGCTTCGCATGTGATTGGTTACGTGGGAAAATCCAATACGCAAGATGTTTTAGAAGATGAAACGGCGAAGTTGGTAGGATTTTCAGGTAAAACAGGGATTGAAAAGTATTATAACGCCATTTTACAAGGGGTAAAGGGCGAGAAAAAAACAAAAGTCACAGCGTTTAATCAGGCGATTGAAGAGGTGAGCAAAACTTTACCTCACAGTAATGATTTGGTCTTAAGCCTTGATTTGGAATTGCAACGTTATGTGGAAAGCTCTTTTGAAGAAGCCAGTGGTGCAGTGATTGTAATGAATGCCCAAAATGGTGAAATCCTTGCCGCTGCAAGTTTTCCTGAATATGACCTCAATACCTTTGTTGGAGGTATTTCTCAAGAGGAGTGGTCACGTTTAGCCAATGATTTAAAGCACCCTTTTACCAATAAGCTGGTCAATGGTCTCTATCCTCCAGGCTCTGTGATTAAAATGGGTGTGGGAATGGCGATTTTGAATACGGGGATTATTTCGCCTTCAACCTTGATTGAGAGTACCGGTGTGATGGAGCTTGGTGGACGGTTGTTTCGTGATTGGAAAAAAGAGGGACATGGTATGGTGAACTATGTTCGGGCAATTCAAAGAAGTTGTGATGATTATTTTTATAAAACAAGTTTAAAAGTGGGCATTGATAATATCGCTCCTTTTTTAAGTAAATTAGGATTTGGTCAAAAAACAGGCGTTGATTTACCTCGAGAATTTTTAGGCATTGTTCCAAGCCGTGAGTGGAAGAAGAAGCGTTTTGGCAAAGGATGGGCGCAGGGCGAGACGCTTATTAGCTCCATTGGGCAAGGTTATTTTCTTGTTACACCGATGCAAATTGCTAAGTACACGGCATTTTTAGCAACAGGAAAAGGAGTTACACCTCATTTTTTACATAAGGTCAACGATGTTGAAATTGACTTTCCTGTGGATTCAGCATTGGTGAGTGAAGAGGAAAAACGCTTTTTGAAAGTGACTCAAGAAGGCATGTATGAAGTGGCAAATGCGCCAGGTGGAACAGCAGTCAATCATCTTAAGCACACAGCTCCTTTTAAGATTGCGGCCAAAACAGGAACAGCGCAAGTGGTAGGCATTTCGCAAACGGATAAAAAACGTATGCGTGAAGAGGATATGGAGTATTTTCACCGCTCACACGCATGGCTTACCACCTATGCCCCACATGATAATCCTCAGTATGTCATTACCGTTTTAGTAGAGCACGGTGGGCACGGTGGTAGTGAGGGTGGACCTATCGCTGCTAAAATTTATGATAAACTCTACGAAATGGGCTATATCACCATTCCAGAAGAGAGCAAAGGGAAGAAAAAGTAG
- the ybeY gene encoding rRNA maturation RNase YbeY: MLIIENESHTPLHVSLLETIVNEHTQKEVELVFINSADMHALNLEHRGVDKTTDVLSFPIDDFPHAPLGSIVINYEYAKEKALALGHSHEDEITLLFIHGMLHLLGYDHEVDQGEMREKEKALIEQYALPKSLIVRTEEA; the protein is encoded by the coding sequence ATGTTAATCATCGAAAATGAATCCCATACCCCTTTACATGTAAGTCTCTTAGAAACGATTGTCAATGAACATACCCAAAAAGAAGTGGAGCTTGTATTTATCAACAGTGCTGATATGCATGCTCTTAATTTAGAGCATCGAGGCGTTGATAAAACTACCGATGTGCTTAGTTTTCCCATCGATGATTTTCCCCATGCGCCACTAGGTTCGATTGTGATTAATTACGAATACGCCAAAGAAAAAGCACTGGCGTTAGGGCACTCACATGAAGATGAAATCACTTTGTTGTTTATCCATGGAATGCTACATCTACTAGGGTATGACCATGAAGTCGATCAAGGGGAAATGAGAGAGAAGGAAAAAGCCTTGATTGAGCAGTACGCTCTCCCCAAAAGCCTCATTGTGCGAACGGAAGAAGCGTAA